The proteins below are encoded in one region of Alistipes communis:
- a CDS encoding TrpB-like pyridoxal phosphate-dependent enzyme, producing MKTKKILLPDQMIPAQWYNIVADMPQKPLPPLDPRTRRPVTAEQMNCIFAEELVRQEFSTERFIDIPDEVRDLYRIWRCTPLVRAYALERALDTPAKIYFKNESVSPAGSHKPNTALPQAYYNAKQGIKHLTTETGGGQWGSAIALASQYFGLDLKVFMVKVSYEQKPYRKLLMNTWGAEVIPSPSTLTDAGRRALADDPDCSGNLGLAISEAVETAVQHPDDTRYCLGSVLNHVLLHQTVIGEEALVQMEMAGDEPDVVIGCFGGGSNFAGIGFPFLRRNLREGARTRIVAVEPASCPKLTRGTFQYDFGDVAGMTPMLPMYTLGHNFQPADIHAGGLRYHGAGSIVSQLLRDGLIEAQAVPQLETFRAGLLFARTEGIVPAPESTHAIAAAVREALRAKEEGASKTILFNLSGHGMIDLYAYEQYFADKLQDYTVTDAELRRTIDQLDRIIK from the coding sequence ATGAAAACGAAAAAAATCCTGCTGCCCGATCAGATGATCCCCGCCCAATGGTACAACATCGTGGCCGACATGCCGCAGAAACCGCTGCCGCCGCTCGATCCCCGCACCCGCCGTCCCGTGACGGCCGAACAGATGAACTGCATCTTCGCCGAAGAACTCGTACGGCAGGAGTTCTCGACCGAACGCTTCATCGACATCCCCGACGAGGTGCGCGACCTCTACCGCATCTGGCGCTGTACGCCGCTCGTGCGGGCCTATGCGCTGGAACGGGCGCTCGACACGCCGGCGAAGATCTATTTCAAGAACGAAAGCGTCTCGCCCGCCGGCTCGCACAAGCCCAACACGGCCCTGCCGCAGGCCTACTACAACGCCAAACAGGGCATCAAGCACCTGACGACCGAAACGGGCGGCGGACAATGGGGTTCGGCCATCGCGCTGGCCAGCCAGTACTTCGGCCTCGACCTGAAAGTCTTCATGGTCAAGGTCAGCTACGAGCAGAAACCTTACCGCAAGCTGCTGATGAACACGTGGGGAGCCGAGGTGATCCCCTCGCCCAGCACGCTGACCGATGCGGGACGCCGCGCTCTGGCCGACGATCCCGACTGCTCGGGCAACCTCGGGCTAGCGATCTCCGAGGCGGTCGAGACAGCCGTACAGCACCCCGACGACACGCGCTACTGCCTGGGCAGCGTACTGAACCACGTGCTGCTGCACCAGACCGTCATCGGCGAGGAGGCGCTCGTGCAGATGGAGATGGCGGGCGACGAACCCGACGTGGTGATCGGCTGCTTCGGCGGCGGTTCGAACTTCGCAGGCATCGGCTTCCCGTTCCTGCGCCGCAACCTCCGCGAAGGAGCCCGCACGCGCATCGTGGCCGTCGAACCCGCCTCGTGCCCCAAACTCACGCGCGGCACGTTCCAGTACGACTTCGGCGACGTGGCGGGCATGACTCCCATGCTGCCCATGTATACGCTGGGACACAACTTCCAGCCGGCAGATATCCACGCCGGAGGATTGCGCTACCACGGTGCCGGCAGCATCGTAAGCCAACTGCTCCGCGACGGGCTGATCGAGGCGCAGGCCGTTCCGCAGCTCGAAACCTTCCGTGCGGGGCTGCTCTTCGCCCGCACCGAGGGTATCGTACCGGCTCCCGAATCGACCCACGCCATCGCCGCCGCCGTCCGCGAAGCGCTGCGCGCCAAGGAGGAGGGAGCGTCGAAGACGATTCTCTTCAACCTGTCGGGCCACGGCATGATCGATCTCTACGCCTACGAACAGTACTTCGCGGACAAGTTGCAGGACTACACCGTCACCGACGCCGAACTGCGACGCACGATCGACCAGCTCGACCGGATCATCAAATAA
- a CDS encoding prephenate dehydratase, with the protein MKQVTIQGEPGCFHEEAARRYFGDEPIEIVPCRTFEAQFERMRHEGSLLGIVAIENTIAGSLLQNHELLRRSESQIIGECKLRISHVLAALPGQRLDELSEVNSHPIALMQCGEFLKAHPQLKAVERDDTAGSAAEIAERRLTGHAAICGRLAAERYGLEILEEGIETNKRNFTRFLLLADRYHADRHTGSARADKASLVFSLPHTQGSLSKVLTILSFYDINLTKIQSMPIIGCEWEYRFYVDVSFADYTRYRQSIDAITPLTKDFKILGEYAAFNE; encoded by the coding sequence ATGAAACAGGTTACCATTCAGGGCGAGCCGGGGTGTTTCCACGAAGAGGCCGCACGGCGCTATTTCGGCGACGAGCCGATCGAGATCGTCCCCTGCCGGACGTTCGAGGCGCAGTTCGAACGGATGCGGCACGAAGGATCGCTGCTGGGCATCGTCGCCATCGAAAATACCATCGCCGGCAGTCTGTTGCAGAATCACGAATTGTTGCGCCGCAGCGAATCGCAGATCATCGGCGAATGCAAACTGCGCATCTCGCACGTGCTGGCGGCCCTTCCCGGCCAACGGCTCGACGAGCTGAGCGAAGTCAACTCCCACCCGATCGCCCTGATGCAGTGCGGCGAATTCCTCAAAGCCCACCCGCAGCTCAAAGCCGTCGAGCGGGACGACACGGCGGGCAGCGCCGCCGAGATCGCCGAACGCCGTCTCACGGGACACGCCGCCATCTGCGGCCGGCTGGCGGCCGAACGCTACGGATTGGAGATTCTCGAAGAGGGTATCGAGACCAACAAACGCAACTTCACGCGCTTCCTGCTGCTGGCCGACCGCTACCACGCCGACCGCCACACGGGTTCCGCCCGCGCCGACAAGGCATCGCTCGTATTCAGCCTGCCGCATACCCAGGGAAGCCTCTCCAAAGTACTGACCATCCTTTCGTTCTACGACATCAACCTCACCAAAATCCAGTCGATGCCCATTATCGGCTGCGAATGGGAGTACCGCTTCTACGTGGACGTATCCTTTGCGGACTACACCCGTTACCGGCAGTCGATCGACGCGATCACCCCTTTGACCAAAGATTTCAAAATTCTGGGCGAATACGCCGCATTCAACGAATAA
- a CDS encoding bifunctional 3-deoxy-7-phosphoheptulonate synthase/chorismate mutase type II, whose protein sequence is MEMNDLQPIILPGIPARRPLVIAGPCSAETEEQVLAAARALAAQEVKIFRAGIWKPRTKPGGFEGVGVEGLRWLQRVKAETGMYVSTEVATERHVFEALKAGVDLLWIGARTSANPFAMQELAGALRGVDIPVLVKNPVNPDLELWIGAIERLYNAGLRRLGAIHRGFSSYDRTIYRNQPQWHIPIELRRRLPQLPLLCDPSHIGGKRELIAPLSQEAMDLGFDGLIVESHCTPDEAWSDKQQQVTPDVLCFMLHTLVVRETTQTTEPLAELRQQIDRLDDELLALMAKRMRISREIGQYKKEHSMPILQAKRYDEILNKRGAQAVELGINPEFVKTLLQAIHEESVHEQVKVING, encoded by the coding sequence ATGGAAATGAACGATCTGCAACCCATCATACTTCCCGGCATCCCGGCCAGGCGGCCGCTCGTAATCGCCGGCCCGTGCAGTGCCGAAACCGAAGAGCAGGTGCTCGCGGCCGCCCGCGCGCTCGCCGCGCAGGAGGTGAAGATCTTCCGCGCCGGCATCTGGAAACCCCGCACCAAGCCCGGCGGATTCGAGGGCGTGGGGGTCGAAGGACTGCGCTGGCTGCAACGTGTCAAGGCCGAAACCGGCATGTACGTCTCGACCGAAGTGGCCACCGAGCGCCACGTCTTCGAAGCGCTTAAAGCGGGGGTCGACCTGCTGTGGATCGGCGCCCGCACCTCGGCCAATCCTTTCGCCATGCAAGAACTGGCAGGAGCGCTGCGCGGCGTGGACATTCCGGTGCTGGTCAAGAATCCGGTCAATCCCGATCTCGAACTCTGGATCGGCGCCATCGAACGTCTCTACAACGCCGGCCTCCGGCGGCTGGGAGCCATCCACCGCGGATTCAGCAGCTACGACCGCACGATCTACCGCAACCAGCCCCAGTGGCACATCCCGATCGAACTGCGCCGCCGGCTGCCGCAACTGCCGCTGCTGTGCGATCCGAGCCACATCGGCGGTAAACGCGAACTGATAGCGCCGCTTTCGCAGGAGGCCATGGACCTGGGCTTCGACGGGCTGATCGTCGAATCGCACTGCACCCCCGACGAGGCGTGGAGCGACAAACAACAGCAGGTGACCCCCGACGTGCTCTGCTTCATGCTGCATACGCTCGTCGTGCGCGAAACGACCCAGACCACCGAACCGCTGGCCGAACTGCGGCAGCAGATCGACCGGCTCGACGACGAACTGCTGGCACTCATGGCCAAGCGCATGCGCATCTCGCGCGAGATCGGGCAGTACAAGAAAGAGCACAGTATGCCGATCCTGCAAGCCAAGCGTTACGACGAAATCCTCAACAAACGCGGTGCACAGGCCGTCGAGCTGGGTATCAACCCCGAATTCGTCAAGACACTGCTGCAAGCCATCCACGAAGAGTCCGTCCACGAACAGGTCAAGGTCATCAACGGCTGA
- a CDS encoding acyltransferase family protein produces MNEPKLSQRLLSLDALRGFDMLFIMGFATLVVNVCHLFPGDVSAAVAESMSHPAWHGFSHHDTIFPLFLFIAGISYPFSLAKQRSLGATQGDLYRKILKRGALLILFGLIYNGLFRLDWPMRTASVLGRIGLAWALAAMLFLNFRTRTRIGIVGAILVGYWALLALVPAPDAPAGADVYSMEGTIVGYIDRLLLPGKLHNKIFDPEGLLSTVPAVATAMLGMLTGEFVRLSEQRLSGNRKALYMALAAVAFTLVGILWDLSFPINKKLWTSSFVCVVAGYSLGMFALFYWIIDVKGYKGWVLPFQVIGLNSITIYMAQRIVDFKGISAFFFGGLAAKMPEALAPVVASTGYLLVSWLFLYFLYKKRIFLKV; encoded by the coding sequence ATGAATGAACCCAAACTCTCCCAACGCCTGCTGTCGCTCGACGCCCTGAGAGGCTTCGACATGCTCTTCATCATGGGCTTCGCAACGCTCGTCGTCAACGTCTGCCATCTCTTTCCGGGCGACGTATCGGCAGCCGTCGCCGAATCGATGAGCCATCCCGCATGGCACGGCTTCTCGCATCACGACACCATCTTCCCGCTCTTCCTCTTCATCGCGGGCATCTCCTATCCCTTTTCGCTCGCGAAGCAGCGATCGCTGGGGGCGACGCAGGGCGACCTCTACCGCAAGATTCTGAAACGGGGCGCACTGCTCATCCTCTTCGGACTGATCTACAACGGTCTCTTCCGGTTGGACTGGCCGATGCGCACGGCCAGCGTACTGGGCCGTATCGGCCTGGCGTGGGCGCTCGCCGCGATGCTGTTCCTCAACTTCCGCACCCGCACCCGCATCGGAATCGTCGGCGCGATCCTCGTCGGCTACTGGGCGCTGCTGGCCTTAGTCCCCGCTCCCGACGCTCCGGCGGGCGCCGACGTCTATTCGATGGAGGGAACGATCGTGGGCTACATCGACCGGCTGCTGCTGCCGGGCAAGCTCCACAACAAGATCTTCGATCCCGAGGGGCTGCTCTCCACGGTGCCGGCCGTCGCCACGGCGATGCTCGGAATGCTCACCGGAGAGTTCGTCCGCCTCTCCGAACAACGTCTCTCCGGCAATCGCAAGGCACTCTACATGGCGCTGGCCGCTGTCGCCTTCACGCTCGTCGGCATATTGTGGGATCTCAGCTTCCCGATCAACAAGAAGCTGTGGACCAGCTCGTTCGTCTGCGTCGTCGCAGGATACTCGCTCGGCATGTTCGCCCTCTTCTACTGGATCATCGACGTCAAGGGATACAAGGGCTGGGTGCTGCCGTTCCAGGTGATCGGGCTCAACTCGATTACGATCTACATGGCGCAGCGCATCGTCGACTTCAAGGGGATCTCCGCTTTCTTTTTCGGCGGTCTGGCCGCGAAGATGCCGGAGGCGCTGGCACCGGTCGTCGCCAGCACGGGCTATCTGCTCGTCAGCTGGCTCTTCCTCTATTTCCTCTATAAAAAGCGGATTTTCCTGAAAGTCTGA
- a CDS encoding GNAT family N-acetyltransferase, with product MLDKSLPYKSIIMRMEAAVAERLAPPAPAAGYRIRPFVPGDERHWARIETSVGEFSEEAAARAYFERVYLPEAALRCLFVVTERDEPVATATTWTEEEASLRQLQLQWVAVEPAHQGRGLGRAIATAAVRRAVRLAPGEAILLHTQTWSHRALRLYRSLGFRFCRTQTIVMRSKEGTGMKRYPNEFEEAMEVLRRTVAPAEIDEWRRTAFR from the coding sequence ATGCTCGACAAATCGCTCCCTTACAAAAGCATCATCATGCGCATGGAAGCCGCCGTCGCCGAACGGCTCGCTCCGCCCGCTCCTGCTGCGGGCTATCGCATCCGCCCCTTCGTGCCGGGCGACGAACGCCACTGGGCTCGCATCGAAACCTCGGTCGGAGAGTTCTCCGAGGAAGCGGCGGCGCGCGCCTATTTCGAGCGCGTCTACCTGCCCGAAGCCGCCTTGCGGTGCCTCTTCGTCGTCACGGAACGGGACGAACCCGTCGCAACGGCGACGACATGGACGGAAGAGGAGGCATCGCTGCGTCAGCTACAACTCCAATGGGTGGCCGTCGAACCCGCCCACCAGGGACGGGGTCTGGGACGTGCGATCGCCACGGCGGCGGTACGACGGGCCGTACGACTCGCCCCCGGCGAAGCGATCCTGCTGCATACGCAGACGTGGAGCCACCGGGCGCTGCGGCTCTACCGCAGCCTCGGATTCCGCTTCTGCCGCACGCAGACGATCGTCATGCGGAGCAAGGAGGGGACGGGCATGAAGCGTTACCCCAACGAATTCGAAGAGGCGATGGAGGTATTGCGCCGCACGGTCGCCCCCGCCGAGATCGACGAATGGCGCCGCACGGCGTTCCGGTGA
- a CDS encoding type I phosphomannose isomerase catalytic subunit, with protein sequence MYPLKFEPFLRPMIWGGEKIAAYKGVETSVRSIGESWELSGVAGHESIVAEGPCKGVSLPELIDRYGAELVGKSNYERFGNEFPLLVKFIDAREDLSIQVHPDDRLAWERHRMHGKTEMWYVVSETGGASLRIGFDRRVDAETYAAAVADHTICDLLRDHPIAAGDVFFLPAGRVHSIGAGAFIAEIQQTSDLTYRIYDYDRPGPDGKPRELHTELAKEAIDYTVPDDYRTHYERIRNKDTELVACPYFTTHLCDATFSVLCDYSALDSFVVLIFVAGAGELVDSEGNRVAVRQGETVLIPASTRQVTLLPGHGGLRFLSSYIETPEE encoded by the coding sequence ATGTATCCTTTGAAATTCGAACCTTTCCTGCGTCCCATGATCTGGGGCGGCGAGAAGATCGCCGCCTACAAGGGCGTCGAGACCTCCGTGCGGTCGATCGGCGAGAGCTGGGAGCTGTCGGGCGTCGCCGGACACGAATCGATCGTCGCCGAGGGGCCCTGCAAGGGTGTTTCCCTGCCGGAGCTGATCGACCGCTACGGCGCCGAACTGGTGGGAAAGAGCAATTACGAACGTTTCGGCAACGAATTTCCGCTGCTGGTCAAATTCATCGACGCCCGCGAGGATCTGTCGATTCAGGTACACCCCGACGACCGTCTGGCGTGGGAGCGTCACCGGATGCACGGCAAGACCGAGATGTGGTACGTCGTTTCGGAGACGGGCGGCGCCAGTCTGCGTATCGGTTTCGACCGCCGCGTGGATGCCGAAACCTATGCCGCGGCGGTAGCCGACCATACGATCTGCGACCTGCTGCGCGACCATCCCATCGCTGCGGGCGACGTCTTTTTCCTGCCGGCGGGGCGTGTCCACAGCATCGGCGCCGGCGCTTTCATCGCCGAGATCCAGCAGACGTCGGACCTGACCTACCGCATCTACGACTACGACCGGCCGGGGCCCGACGGCAAGCCGCGCGAACTCCATACCGAGCTGGCCAAGGAGGCGATCGACTACACCGTGCCGGACGACTACCGCACGCACTACGAGCGGATCCGCAACAAGGACACGGAGCTGGTCGCCTGCCCCTATTTCACCACGCACCTCTGCGACGCCACGTTCAGCGTGCTGTGCGACTATTCGGCGCTCGATTCGTTCGTGGTGCTGATCTTCGTCGCAGGTGCGGGCGAGTTGGTCGATTCCGAAGGGAACCGTGTGGCGGTGCGGCAGGGCGAGACCGTACTGATCCCCGCCTCGACGCGGCAGGTCACGCTGTTGCCGGGACACGGGGGGCTGCGCTTCCTGAGCAGCTACATCGAAACGCCCGAAGAGTAG
- a CDS encoding helix-turn-helix domain-containing protein, whose protein sequence is MENVLKLDRVEQYNDLVHYPTLHPLVSVIDFSQCPLCERVRFCVGFYTVFLKDVKCGDIQYGRRTYDYQEGTLVFLAPGQCVGFDNRGVKFQPKGWALLFHPDLLRGTQLGRNIRNYTFFSYEVREALHLSEQERRTILDCLHNIRHELQHAIDRHSRTLVVNNIEMFLNYCVRFYDRQFITRSDVAGKDILARFERTLDDYFLSDKPQTEGLPTVQYCTQELHLSANYFGDLVKRLTGKTAQEHIRLRLIDAAKERIADPARSIAEVAYELGFKYPAHFTRLFKNVVGCTPNRYRSRFD, encoded by the coding sequence ATGGAGAACGTATTGAAACTGGATCGTGTCGAACAGTATAACGATCTGGTGCACTATCCGACGCTGCACCCGCTCGTCAGCGTCATCGACTTTTCGCAGTGTCCGCTCTGCGAGCGCGTCCGGTTCTGCGTGGGGTTCTACACGGTATTTCTCAAAGATGTCAAGTGCGGCGATATCCAGTACGGCCGTCGCACCTACGACTATCAGGAGGGGACGCTCGTCTTCCTCGCCCCGGGGCAGTGCGTCGGGTTCGACAATCGGGGCGTGAAATTCCAGCCCAAAGGCTGGGCGCTTCTCTTCCACCCCGATCTGCTGCGCGGCACGCAGCTGGGGCGCAACATCCGCAACTACACCTTCTTCTCCTACGAGGTACGCGAAGCGCTCCACCTCTCGGAGCAGGAGCGGCGCACGATCCTCGACTGCCTGCACAACATCCGCCACGAGTTGCAGCACGCCATCGACCGCCACAGCCGCACGCTCGTCGTGAACAACATCGAGATGTTCCTCAACTACTGCGTGCGCTTCTACGACCGCCAGTTCATCACGCGCAGCGACGTGGCGGGAAAGGATATTCTGGCGCGCTTCGAACGCACGCTCGACGACTATTTCCTCTCCGACAAACCCCAGACCGAAGGGCTGCCCACCGTGCAGTACTGCACGCAGGAGCTCCACCTGTCGGCCAACTACTTCGGCGACCTGGTCAAACGCCTGACGGGAAAGACGGCGCAGGAGCACATCCGCCTGCGGCTCATCGATGCGGCCAAGGAGCGCATCGCCGACCCCGCGCGCTCGATCGCCGAGGTGGCCTACGAACTGGGATTCAAATACCCCGCGCACTTTACCAGACTCTTCAAGAACGTGGTCGGTTGCACTCCCAACAGGTACAGGAGCCGTTTCGACTGA
- a CDS encoding DUF362 domain-containing protein: MKRIWMTTFLSLTLCAGACGGRARANDNPPQEKTANPKVYLTRTITPEALVRIYEALGREATGRVAVKLSTGEPGGHHFLQPALVAPLVRKVGGTIVECNTAYGGGRARTADHLKAAADHGFTAIAAVDIMDAEGETALPVEGGRHLAEDYVGKNFLNYDFTVVLSHFKGHAMGGFGGAIKNISIGIASSAGKAWIHSAGKTKNAAEMWSALPPQDDFLESMAEAAKAVADHCGERILYINVMNNLSVDCDCDAHPAAPEMGDIGILASTDPVALDKACVDLVYASDDPGKVHLIERIESRHGTHTLDHAAAIGLGDPDYELIDIDN; encoded by the coding sequence ATGAAAAGAATCTGGATGACGACATTCCTGTCGCTGACATTGTGCGCAGGCGCCTGCGGAGGGCGGGCCCGCGCGAACGACAACCCGCCGCAGGAGAAGACCGCGAATCCCAAGGTCTACCTGACGCGCACGATCACGCCCGAGGCGCTGGTGCGCATCTACGAAGCGCTCGGCCGCGAAGCCACGGGACGGGTGGCCGTCAAACTCTCGACGGGCGAACCGGGCGGACACCACTTCCTGCAACCGGCGCTCGTCGCACCGCTGGTACGCAAGGTCGGCGGCACGATCGTCGAGTGCAACACCGCCTACGGCGGTGGACGTGCCCGCACGGCCGACCATCTCAAAGCGGCTGCCGACCACGGCTTCACCGCCATCGCCGCGGTCGACATCATGGACGCCGAGGGCGAAACGGCGCTTCCGGTCGAGGGCGGACGGCACCTCGCGGAGGACTACGTGGGCAAAAACTTTCTGAACTACGATTTCACGGTCGTGCTGTCGCACTTCAAGGGGCACGCGATGGGCGGCTTCGGCGGCGCGATCAAGAACATCTCGATCGGCATCGCCTCGTCGGCGGGCAAGGCGTGGATCCACTCGGCCGGCAAGACGAAAAACGCCGCCGAGATGTGGAGCGCCCTGCCCCCGCAGGACGACTTCCTGGAATCGATGGCCGAAGCGGCCAAGGCCGTCGCCGACCATTGCGGGGAGCGGATCCTCTACATCAACGTGATGAACAACCTCTCGGTCGACTGCGACTGCGACGCCCACCCTGCGGCACCCGAAATGGGCGACATCGGCATCCTCGCCTCGACCGACCCCGTGGCGCTGGACAAGGCCTGCGTCGACCTGGTCTACGCATCGGACGATCCCGGCAAAGTCCACCTGATCGAGCGCATCGAGTCGCGCCACGGCACCCATACGCTCGACCACGCGGCCGCGATCGGGCTGGGCGATCCCGATTACGAACTGATCGACATCGATAATTAA
- a CDS encoding helix-turn-helix domain-containing protein: MNDIVRVDHVFDYNDSLGCETLHPLVSVIDFSEVRPIRSSLRSFGVYAIFLKDVKCGDMIYGRQTYDYQEGTLVCLAPGQVFGAKDDGQLRQPKGWALLFHPDLLRGTQLGRNIRNYTFFSYEVREALHLSEQERRTILDCLHNIRHELQHAIDRHSRTLVVNNIEMFLNYCVRFYDRQFITRSDVAGKDILARFERTLDDYFLSDKPQTEGLPTVQYCAQELHLSANYFGDLVKRLTGKTAQEHIRLRLIDAAKERIADPARSIAEVAYELGFKYPAHFTRLFKNVVGCTPNRYRNIN; this comes from the coding sequence ATGAACGACATCGTAAGAGTAGACCACGTCTTCGACTACAACGACTCGCTGGGCTGCGAGACGCTGCATCCGCTCGTCAGCGTCATCGACTTCTCGGAAGTGCGACCCATCCGCTCCTCGCTGCGCTCCTTCGGCGTCTACGCCATCTTCCTCAAAGACGTGAAGTGCGGCGACATGATCTACGGCCGCCAGACCTACGACTATCAGGAAGGAACGCTCGTCTGTCTCGCACCCGGACAGGTCTTCGGCGCGAAGGACGACGGGCAGCTGCGCCAGCCCAAAGGCTGGGCGCTTCTCTTCCACCCCGACCTGCTACGCGGTACGCAGCTGGGGCGCAACATCCGCAACTACACCTTCTTCTCCTACGAGGTACGCGAAGCGCTCCACCTCTCGGAGCAGGAGCGGCGCACGATCCTCGACTGCCTGCACAACATCCGCCACGAGTTGCAGCACGCCATCGACCGCCACAGCCGCACGCTCGTCGTGAACAACATCGAGATGTTCCTCAACTACTGCGTGCGCTTCTACGACCGCCAGTTCATCACGCGCAGCGACGTGGCGGGAAAGGATATTCTGGCGCGCTTCGAACGCACGCTCGACGACTATTTCCTCTCCGACAAACCCCAGACCGAAGGGCTGCCTACCGTGCAGTACTGCGCGCAGGAGCTCCACCTGTCGGCCAACTACTTCGGCGACCTGGTCAAACGCCTGACGGGAAAGACGGCGCAGGAGCACATCCGCCTGCGGCTCATCGATGCGGCCAAGGAGCGCATCGCCGACCCCGCGCGCTCGATCGCCGAGGTGGCCTACGAACTGGGATTCAAATACCCCGCGCACTTTACCAGACTCTTCAAGAACGTGGTCGGTTGCACTCCCAACAGGTACAGAAACATCAACTGA
- a CDS encoding flavodoxin: MKTKTILLTLTTLFAAAESGDAQTAPNDKKVLVAYFSHSGNTRAVAERIAAATGADLFEIVPQKPYPAEYRAVVDQARREIAADYRPALKTDLPDAGRYDVIYIGSPCWWSTVAPPVATFLAAHDFTGKTLIPFMTHEGSRMGRSEADIRRLCPGATVRSGVPVRGSGAAQADREIRQLVEAAGR; this comes from the coding sequence ATGAAAACGAAAACGATTCTTCTGACGCTCACCACCCTCTTCGCTGCCGCCGAGAGCGGCGACGCCCAAACGGCGCCGAACGATAAAAAAGTGCTGGTGGCCTACTTTTCCCACAGCGGCAACACGCGCGCCGTGGCCGAACGGATCGCTGCGGCCACGGGTGCCGATCTCTTCGAAATCGTCCCGCAGAAGCCCTACCCCGCGGAGTACCGCGCCGTCGTCGATCAGGCCAGGCGCGAGATCGCCGCGGACTACCGTCCGGCGCTGAAAACCGACCTGCCCGACGCCGGGCGATACGACGTGATCTACATCGGTTCGCCCTGCTGGTGGTCGACCGTCGCACCGCCCGTCGCGACCTTCCTCGCAGCGCACGACTTCACGGGCAAGACCCTCATCCCCTTCATGACGCACGAAGGGAGCCGCATGGGCCGCAGCGAAGCCGACATCCGACGGCTCTGCCCCGGCGCGACCGTGCGCAGCGGCGTCCCCGTCCGCGGCAGCGGCGCAGCGCAGGCCGACCGCGAAATCCGACAGCTCGTCGAGGCGGCCGGACGCTGA